CGGGTTTAGCGGCTAAGGCAGCCTCAATAGCTTGTTGCACATGGGTGGCATTACCTTTGTAAAAATGGCCTAAAATGTGGGCATGTTCGTGAGGGGGGCGCATGGCAACCAAATTGTCGGTGGTAATTTGTTTGCCGCCAATATACATCGGAACAGTAATTTGTTGGGCTTTGGCAGCGGCAAGGGCAGCCTTTAATTGCTGGCGCTCGGGGGTATTGGGCGCATAGGTTAAAACTGGCTCGTTGGTAGGCAACGGCACCGAAAACACACCTTTAGGCATAGATAAGATAATAAAAAGTAAGAAGAAAGGGTTTCAACCAAACTAAAACAATAAAACATTTTCCGGATATAAAAGCGTTTTACATCCGGAAAATGTATAAATTAAGAATAAAATATAGTTTCTACTACAATTAGTTCTATCATCACGCAAAATTAGCAAAAAAACTGCAATCGTCTATTTTTCTAATTTGCTTTTCATATTAAGCAAGGTATAAAAGGGCACGTCTGTCATGGTCATGTTTGCCGCCCAAGCAGGTACCGAGCCGCCCGAGTCGCTGACGGCCTGATAAACTACATCGGTGGTTGTGGCATTAACCGGGGTAAGTTTCCAATAACCGTCTAATTTTTTTATCCGGATGCGATTGGATTTTTCTGGAATTTCGTTTGGGGCGCATGATAAGGCTATTGTTATTGTGCCGCTGGCATCTGTAGTGGCAAGGCAATGGCTTATTAAATCTCGGTCGGTAATTGGCCAGGGGGCATCGGTAACGGTATAAACATAATGTTCATATTTACTAACTTGCCTTACTAGTTTGCTTTCGGGGCAAGTGTGCATCCAAGTGTGATAGCTGTCAAAATCTTGTAGCAAGGCCAAACACGCATCGCTATCAGTATTTATACGTACTGTGCCTTTAAAAGCTTTTAACGAGTAGCCCGGCATTACTTTAGTATAAACTTTAATCCCCTTTTGGTTTTTAACAAGTTCCCAATCAGGCTTTATTGCTTGTGGGGTTTCGGCCGGCAAATAATAGGGGGTGGCAAAACTATTTAACAGCCAAACGAAAATAACTACAAATAAATTTAGCATAATAAAAAGGTTTAGGTTATGAATAAGTTGTTCTTATTGATATTAACTTTGATAACAGATAGAATTTAAAGTTGTTGTCTTTACTTTGACATTTCTGTTTTTTTATGGTTTAGTACTCACACAGTTTTTTTACGAAAATAAATTCTATTTTTTCCTTAGCTCAAAAATTATCCGGACTTTTGCCTTTAACTCAGTTCAACCATTAGGACTTAAAATTAAAATCACCTTAAATCAATACATGAAAAATCGCAACACTATTTTAGCTCTTATTTTTTTGGGTACAATTACTTTGTTCTTGCACGTTTTGGTGCACGAGTTTACTATTGCAATACCGTCTAAGGTGTTGACCCTTTTTAGGTGGGCAACCATCGGTTCGATAGCTTATTGGACGTATTTGCGCCGTGCACTTACCGGATGGATTTTGTTTAGCATGGTGCTGGGTATTGAGTTGGGATATAGTTTTCCGGATTTTTCGCAGCATTTGAATGTTTGCAACAAGGTTTTTATCAGGCTCATCAAAACTATAATTGCGCCCTTACTTTTTGGAACCTTGGTAGTGGGTATTGCCGGCCACAGTAATATAAAACAAGTAGGGCGTATGGGCTGGAAGTCGTTATTGTATTTTGAAATTGTTACAACTATTGCCTTGTTTATTGGTTTGGCAGCGATTAATATAACTGGTGCCGGATTGGGTATAGCCAAAAAAGAAGTTGAAACAACAACGCTAATGCCAGCCAGCCAGTTAACGGTAAAATTAGATACAACAAAAAATACCTTTCAGCTACTAAACGGCGATAAAGCGTTAAGCCCCATGCCAGTACCCGTAAAACAAAAATGGGAGGAGGTTGTACTGCATATATTTCCTGAAAACGCTGCAAAAATGATTTACGATGGGCAGGTTTTACAAATTGTGATATTTAGTATTTTATTCGGAATAGCCTTGTTGTTTGTACGCGCCGACCACCGAAAAACCATGCTTCATTGGGCCGAAAGCCTTACCGAGGTCATGTTTAAATTTACTGCTTTTATTATGTATTTTGCCCCTGTTGCTGTTGGAGCAGCTATGGCTTATACAGTTGGCCACATGGGATTAGGCGTGCTTAAAAATTTATTTTTATTGGTGGCAACTTTATATATCGCGTTGTTGGCATTTATTTTTGGCGTTTTGTTGCCCGTAGCGCTAATTTTTAAAATTGATTTTTTACGCCTATTGCGCACTATTGCCGAACCTGTTTCGTTGGCATTTGCTACTACAAGCAGCGAGGCAGCCTTACCCAAGGCTATGAATGCGATGGAAAAATTTGGTGTACCACGAAAAATTATTGCTTTTGTTTTGCCAATGGGTTATAGTTTTAACCTCGATGGCACAACCCTTTACCTTTCGTTGGCAACCATTTTTGTGGCACAAGCTGCTGGCATTGACCTTAGTTTGGGGCAACAATTACTAATTTTATTAACTTTAATGCTTACAAGCAAAGGGGTGGCTGGCGTGCCAAGAGCCTCGCTTGTAATATTATTTGGCACGGCTGCATCGTTTGGCCTGCCCGAGTGGCCTATTTACCTCATTATGGGTATTGACGAGCTAATGGACATGGCGCGAACATCGGTTAACGTGATAGGTAATTGCTTAGCAAGTGCCGTTATTGCTCGCTCGGAGGGCGAATTAGCCGCGCCCGACTTAGCAGCCTCACCCAATGACCAGCAAAATGAAACTAACCAAGTTTGAGCCTGACCTTTTAGTAATGCAACTTTTAAACTCCGGAAAATTATAAACTTAATTGTTAATTGATTTTTTGCGCCAAAGGCTACCGCTTTTAATTGTGATTTTTTCTAAATTATAGATCCCCATTAATGCATCCATTTGCTTTTCGGCGGCGCTAAAACTGCTGTTGGTTAGCAGCGACCACTCTTTGGCAGTATAACTGTTATACATTTTCCATAAATCATCGGGTAAGGGTTGAGCTGAGCCGGGTTGGGCTGCTGCATCCGGATAAAGTTTAAAAATGGCTTGTTCAAAAGTTTCGTACGGGCGTGCACCGTAAACCGTTACTTGTTCCTCAAAATTATTGCTAAAAAATAAAGTTGGAAAACCCCTTGCGCCCATTTTTTGAGCTAAATGTAAATCGTTTTCAAATAATTGTTTAGCAGCCCCCAAAGTATAGTCGGCTTTAAATTGTTCGATGTTGAGTTTGGCTTTTGAAGCGGCATCTAATAAATGCTCCAATTTTGTGATATTCTTTTTTTCAACAAACACCATTTCGCGAATGATGCGCATAAACAGTAGTGCTTTATCCGGATTTTGAAGTTGTGCCGCCTTAAAAGCTATCGAAGGCGGGTACGACGAGGGCAGTGGGTCGGCAAGCCAAACTCCGCCATCAATGGGCATTTGGTAATGCAGGGCAACTTCGTCCCAATGTTGTGCTACGTTTGCTGGCTCCGAAATTCCGCCGCTATTATACACCTCCCACGAAGGCAAAAGTCCACCCATACAGTATTCAATATGTATTAAATGCCCATATTGAAGTTTTAATTTGCGCAGTTGCGCCTCAATACCCCAGCAAGACGAGCAAATGGGGTCGGTAAAATAAATAATACGAATGGGTTTAGAGGCAGGTAATAATTCATTTGAATTTTGTTCGGCGGTCATTTGGCTTTTTTCGGTTAAATACGGTATGGCACAAACACCGGTATCGGGGTCGCAAAGCAAAGGGTTGCTACTATTTTTTGTATTTTTATTTTGTAACATGGTTGTTGTTTTAATTTTGTTTTGACATTGATAGAAAGTTAAAACCAGTATAAGGAAAATAAAAAAGTGTAAAGTAGTTTTCATGCGGTTGGTAAATTTAAAAGCCAAGGTAAAGCATAAAATTTATCCGGATAAAATTAGATTATGATATTTGCTTATTTTTAAAAAACTAAACATGGTGTTTATTTTGTCTCATTTAATCCGGATAAATTAGGCGGTGCCCACCACAATAAAGCCACAAGAAATGGCATTACAACCACTTTGTAGCGAATAGTTGTTCCTATATTATCATTAATTAAGCCTATAAACCATAAATAGCTTACCACAAAGAACAAACTTAGTAAGCCTAAGTTTTTAAGCGGCGCATAATTACCCGCTATCCCTCGGTAAATACCAATGGCTAAGAGCAAAACAGTTTCAAAAAAGGCTATTAAAGCAAAGGGGTTTTTAATATCATTCCAAAGTGGGCGTAACCCTGCGTTTAACAAGGCAGCAAAACTGTTGCCTAATAGCTGCAAAGGGTTTTGTTGCATCAAATTAACGGCAATATCGGCATTTCCGTGGTTATAGACTACAAAATACCATTGCAAAAACCGCAATTCTTTCCATATTTTTAGGGCTAAGGGGTGTTGGCTGTTGGCTGTAAGTAGCAGTAAAGCGAAACCAAAGCCGTAAACAAGTACAAATATTATAGTTTGTTTTTGTGGCCATTTAATTGTAAATACCATCAGCAGACAGGGTAAAAGAACAAACGGCAAAACATAATTGCGTATTAACCATTGACCGATACAACCTATTAGCAGCAAAATAATAGCTTTTGTTTTGGGATAATGGGACTTAAAAAATAATAAATGGCACCCAGATACAATGCAACAAATACTGGCAATAGTAAGCGCATCTTTATGAAGGCCGGCGCCCCAAAAAGCAATTGAAGGACTTAAAAACAGTGTAACAAAAAATAATTTATATTGAGTATATAGAGCAAAAATGTGGTAAAATAAACGCAACGCCCAAAACGATATGGCCCCCCAAAACAAACCCATTACAATATAACTGCCTCCGGCAAAAAAATAAAAGGCGGCAACTAAACGCACCATCATATATGACCTTGCATCGCTCCAAGATGAAATTTCGGGCAGGAGTTGATTTAAAACGGGGTCGCTGGTAGTTTGTGCATTTGGGCCTAACAACATGCGCCAAAATCCGGATGGATGTGTTTCGAGCAAGCTAAATATTCGTTTTCCCTCTATAAAATATTGAAACGTATCGGCTTTATTTAAAAAATACCAATGTATTAGGCCATAGCTTAATGCACCAAGCAGGTGTAGCCATAATGCAGCAAACCACCAGTATTTAGGTAGGTTTATAGTAGGCGGCACTGAATTAGTTCTTTTTAGCTGCCAGCCTAAGAGGATGGTGAACAACGCAAAATAAAATATAAGCAATAAAATTTCGAGCATACTTTTTTAGCGCAATCAATTATTTTAGTTGTAAAACAAAAAAACCACATCACAAAAGTAATGTGGTAAAAAAAAAGAAAAAAAAACTTATTAATTTGGTTGACTGGGAGCGGCAAAACTTAGTTGCGGCTTATAATTAATCGGCTACGGTAAATTTTTTGATTTTCGCGGTATAGAAATACAAAATACATACCCGGCTCAAGGCTGTTAACATTTAGACGAGTTGAGTTTCCTTCGATATTTTGTACTTCGTAAACTTTGTTACCTATTAAGTCAAAGACTTCAACTGAATGGGTTAAGCCCAACGGGTTTTCAAATTTAATTATACTATATGTGTTGCAAGGGTTGGGTGCAAGTGTAACATTGGGGCTACCATTAACCACTACATTGGCAGTAGCCATTTCTGGTCCTAATTTATTATTAGCAGCCTCGGCACTTATTGATATTAAGGTAACAAATAAAAAAGAAAGTATAAGTGTAAATAGATATTTCATAAAATTATTTTGGTTGGTGTAATTAGTTTAATACAATATGGGTAATAATTTTAGATTTATAGTTGTTAAAAGAACGAGTAAAGTGATAAATGCAAACAGTTATTTGTTTTATGATTAAGGCAACAATCTTGCCAAAAAAATGAAATCATTACAATTAAGTACAAACTTACAGCACAAAAAGTTTTGATTGTATTGTTACTTAATTTTATTTAACAAATTGTTGTCAAAACTGTCAATAAATAGCAAAGGCTCATAAACCTTATTGTCATTTATTTATTGTATTATTACTTGCAAAGTACGCAAATATTTTTTTATTAGGCAAGTTTTTTTTAATTTTTATTTTTCTATGTTTGTATTTATAAGCAAAATTGCCGCCTTCCTTACATTTTTAGCTGCTTTTAATGGCGTAATAGCTCAAAATGCCACCTGGTTTATAGACCAAGAGTTGCGTTTGCAGTTTTTTAATTCCGGAAAAACCACCCCAATTACGCATCATAAAGTTAATAATATTTTAACCGGCGGCGATTTTTTTATTTACACTTCGCCCATCGAAAATATTATTCGGGTTTGGCAAGACACAACGTATATTTTGCACCGTTTTGCCACCAGCGAAATAAAAACTACCCGATACCTTACTTTAGACAACACA
The sequence above is drawn from the Sphingobacteriales bacterium genome and encodes:
- a CDS encoding START domain-containing protein → MLNLFVVIFVWLLNSFATPYYLPAETPQAIKPDWELVKNQKGIKVYTKVMPGYSLKAFKGTVRINTDSDACLALLQDFDSYHTWMHTCPESKLVRQVSKYEHYVYTVTDAPWPITDRDLISHCLATTDASGTITIALSCAPNEIPEKSNRIRIKKLDGYWKLTPVNATTTDVVYQAVSDSGGSVPAWAANMTMTDVPFYTLLNMKSKLEK
- a CDS encoding cation:dicarboxylase symporter family transporter; its protein translation is MKNRNTILALIFLGTITLFLHVLVHEFTIAIPSKVLTLFRWATIGSIAYWTYLRRALTGWILFSMVLGIELGYSFPDFSQHLNVCNKVFIRLIKTIIAPLLFGTLVVGIAGHSNIKQVGRMGWKSLLYFEIVTTIALFIGLAAINITGAGLGIAKKEVETTTLMPASQLTVKLDTTKNTFQLLNGDKALSPMPVPVKQKWEEVVLHIFPENAAKMIYDGQVLQIVIFSILFGIALLFVRADHRKTMLHWAESLTEVMFKFTAFIMYFAPVAVGAAMAYTVGHMGLGVLKNLFLLVATLYIALLAFIFGVLLPVALIFKIDFLRLLRTIAEPVSLAFATTSSEAALPKAMNAMEKFGVPRKIIAFVLPMGYSFNLDGTTLYLSLATIFVAQAAGIDLSLGQQLLILLTLMLTSKGVAGVPRASLVILFGTAASFGLPEWPIYLIMGIDELMDMARTSVNVIGNCLASAVIARSEGELAAPDLAASPNDQQNETNQV
- a CDS encoding DsbA family protein, which produces MLQNKNTKNSSNPLLCDPDTGVCAIPYLTEKSQMTAEQNSNELLPASKPIRIIYFTDPICSSCWGIEAQLRKLKLQYGHLIHIEYCMGGLLPSWEVYNSGGISEPANVAQHWDEVALHYQMPIDGGVWLADPLPSSYPPSIAFKAAQLQNPDKALLFMRIIREMVFVEKKNITKLEHLLDAASKAKLNIEQFKADYTLGAAKQLFENDLHLAQKMGARGFPTLFFSNNFEEQVTVYGARPYETFEQAIFKLYPDAAAQPGSAQPLPDDLWKMYNSYTAKEWSLLTNSSFSAAEKQMDALMGIYNLEKITIKSGSLWRKKSINN
- a CDS encoding T9SS type A sorting domain-containing protein, translating into MKYLFTLILSFLFVTLISISAEAANNKLGPEMATANVVVNGSPNVTLAPNPCNTYSIIKFENPLGLTHSVEVFDLIGNKVYEVQNIEGNSTRLNVNSLEPGMYFVFLYRENQKIYRSRLIISRN